The following is a genomic window from Bufo gargarizans isolate SCDJY-AF-19 chromosome 10, ASM1485885v1, whole genome shotgun sequence.
cgtggattgaaagtatgtgtcaccgaggttcctggcctcggtgaagtaagagccgggattttatgtgtcagcagcagggccatctttaacgcggggcaaatgatccagctgccccgggcccagttgcttctggggggcccaaggcagctgcctcttgagcccggCTGGACACTGATGACGTGGGGGGCTGCAGCAGAgcacattgtggaagcgctcatctccatagtcatctgtatcactgtcctataTACCTGTACCATCATATACTACACATATACAGCCATCCTATATACATACTGTCTTACACACCTATATAGTCATCTTCTTCACATATACAGTCATCTCATATGCATATAGTATTGGGTCATACTGGTCTGGCTGCAGCCAGTACAAATACAAAATGCAAACTGGTATTACTGGTACTGGAAACTAATTCACAATGACTGTTCTTGCCCCACAGACAACACGTTTCAGGGCCACACAGATCTTTTCACTACAGCCTAATACCGTACATGTTTTTTGCTGTGAGGGTGGAGTCACACGTGGCTTTCTGTggcatttttggtgcagattttttagccaaaccagaactggatccagcaggatggAGAAGTCTATCCCTTATATTTCATTTCTCATTCCCTTTCAACCCACTTCTGGCCTCGGCTCAAAAAACTGTGGCACCAGTCTAAAGAGGACCCTCATAAAGTGCATGTATTGTGTTCAATACAAAGGGGGAAATGGTGACGGTCAGCGGACAGGAAGCATTACAGCAGAGGGTCCGGTGACCTGTCACTTGCATGCACCAATTTACCCTCTAAGTCTCTAAGATCATAAGGAGGATAAAGGctcgtgcacatgaccgtatattGTTTCCATATCCGATCCACgctttttgcagcttggatgcggacccattcatttcaatggggtccaaaaagatgcggacagcacatggtgtgccagCCGCGTCTGTATGTCCCTTCTGGGGCCCGGCAaaacagatagaacatgtcatattcctGGCAAAAGGCCTCCGATCCCTGATCTAGGAGCATGTTCTCACTCTCCGGATCGTCATTACTAAGAGTTGCTACAAAGTAACCacataaataaaaatctataacGTTTATTAGAACTGTTACATTGTATAACTAATGGACCCTTCAACTATGTTGCAATTCAAACCAAAGCTCAGTATATCCTGTACAGatgttaggccactttcacacttgcggcagagtgatccggcaggcTATGCCAAactatgccaactgatggcatttgtaagactgatcaggatcctgatcagtcagaaaaatgcattgaaatgccggatccgtctttccggtgtcatctgaaaaaacaaatccagcatttatttttttccccctttttttcagtttgcgcatgcgcaggccggaaggatggatccggcattcgtgcaagtgttccgtttttttggccggagataaaaccgtagcatgcttcgGTATTAGCTCCGTCCTGAtctgtcaaaaagactgaactgaagacatcctgatgcatcctgaacggattgctctccattcagaatacatggggatatgcctgatcagttattttccggtattgagcccctaggacggaactcagtgctggaaaagaaaaacgctagtgtgaaagtagccttagggtactttcacactagcgttattagaatctggcaggtagtttcagcaacggaactgcctgccaggtcCGTCAAACCTTATACAAACTGAGAACCTTGTTTTCCGTATCCGTTAGACGGATCTGTCTCATCTCATATCATCCTGAATAACGGATCCAGTATTAAAATGTTTCCAAAGATCCAAAGCaaaaatagctcctcctatgtcccggcgcatgcgcagaccggaaagccggatccggcgatgcagaaatttccacaacacttggtaccagatccggcattaatacatctctatggaaatgaatgccggatccggcaagtgcggtattttgtccggtcaaatacagtaaaaagggacggaacagaagacatcctaattagtgttgagcgaacttgtgttttaagttcggcgtcttaagttcgggttatcgaagaatcgcgttatggattccgctaccacggaccataacttggtccggggtagcggaatccataacgcgattcttcgataacctgatcccgaactttagacgccgaacttaaaacacaagttcgctcaacactaatcctgatgcaaactgaacagattgctctccattcagaatgcattaggacaaaactaatgcgtttttttttttcccggtattgagaccctttaccggatttcaataccggaaaagaagaacgctagtgtgaaagtgccctaacagAGCCgagtttgtcatttggcacaACAGGGCGCATTCTTTAGTTTACATTGGAATTAAACCGGATTATCCTAGTgcaggctctgctacatctgtatggatCCGAAAAGGGACCAAGCGCTTTCACTTTTGCTTCGGACTTCCCGGCCCCTTGCAGTTTTGACTGACACACAACATGTCCTATCTggctgtgcacagtgcacacaccCAGGGGCTGGAGGCAGAGCCTGAGAGCTGCAACTTCCTCATAGAGAACTTAGCAGGAAGGGGAAGAAGCCACAGGCTGAGATCTAATACCATGAAGAGCCCTGCAGACAGACAGAAGCTCTACCAGGACTACATCTCCCACTATGAAGCCTGCAGCCATGAAGGCAGCGTCACCTTGTGTGATGAGAAGGTGGAGTGCAGGGGGGACACCCAGCTGTGGGACGTCTGCTGCCAGCTGATCAGACACCACTTGCAGAGCAGAGCCCAGGAGGGCAGGGTGGAGGCGCTGAAGCAGATGATGAAGGGGTTTGCAATCCTGGAGCTTATCTGTGTCAATTTATTTCTGTTCCCATGGAGGAAAGAGATCAGGACACTAAAGGTAGGAAAACCGCAAAGAGCGACCAGCGGCTATGGGGGGCGCACAAGGGGGAtctctaaaccaggcatgctcaacctgcggccctccagctgttgcaaaactacaactcccagcatgcccgaacagcctacagcaggcatgcccaacctgcggccctacagctgttgtaaaactaaaactacaactcccacaatgcgctgctgtaggctgttcaggcatgctgggagttgtagttttgcaacagctggatctaaggctactttcacactggcgttttggctttccgtttgcgagatccgttcagggctctcacaagtggtgttgagcatgaatattcgaatatcgatttatttatttttttgcgaatatcggcacttcgctaattcgcgaatatttcgaatattcgttgtttttttgttatatttatttctttccgacttccctaaagtagttcttacctgtccttaggactcctggctgctccagtcagtgcccgttgccgcttctgccaacttccgtgctcatggagcggccccatcaccatgggaacgtctccataaactagaatgtactgtcagatttgagaattacgttgaaatcgcaattcaattaattcaagttataataatcgaattgcgatttcaactttgacctggtttactatggttggcttggtagaattagcgaatatgatgaatgtattcgttatattccacaaaacgaagataacgaagtattcgccatcttcgttttagctccatattcgtcaacttcgctaattctagcaatcaaataggaaggttgactatagagacagctgtgtttaattcgctatgcgattatattactttgctttttttttataaatagaataattataatacttgataattataattattctatttataaaaaaaaaaaagctaagtaatataatcgcatagcgaattaaacacagctgtctctatagtcaaccttcctatttgattgctagaattagcgaagttgacgaatatggagctaaaacgaagatggagaatacttagttatcttcgttttgtggaatataacgaatacattcatcATATTCGCTAGATATCAAaacaataggaaagtagccttaagttacaatcgcaatacacgattatttaaatcgcatattaatcgcgaaaactataaaaatgacgaatattcgatttcgacgaatatgaaacgaatattcgcgaatttcgtcgaaattgaatatggcacctcccgctcatcactactcacaagcggtccaaaacgggtcagttttgccctaatgcattctgaattgaaaaggatccgctcagaatgcatcagtttgcgtccattccgtctccattccgctctggaggtggacaccaaaacgctgcctgcagacgaaactgagccaaacaatgcaagtcaatggggacggatccgttttctatgacacaatctggcccaagtgaaaacggatccgtcctccattgacttttaatggtgttcatgacggatccgtcttggcaatgttaaagataatacaaacggatccgttctgaacggatgcagacggttgtattatctgaacggatccgtctgtgcagatccatgacggatccgcaccaaacgcgagtgtgaaagtaggccaAGTATAAACTATGGGATTTAATTTGAGAGCCATGAATTTCCATCATGAATCTATGGCAGGGGTCCCCGACTGGTGGCTCTTCGGTAGTTGCAAAACGACCACCCCCAGCATGCTCTGACAGCTGAagggtgttgcaaaactacatcccATAGCATGGCCAGGTTGGGGACCACTAACCCGAAATGTAAAAAACTGGGTTGtacaagattagaaaaacatggctgccttatTCCAAAAACAGCAGCCCTTCGATACATTGGTTGTACCTGGCATTGCAGCTTGGTTTTTTTTAAGCGAATTatgcagagctgcagtaccaccaCCAACCTGTgtgcaggtgtggtgctgttggAAAAATCATATTTTGGATGGGTTATCCATGAGATGGAGCATCCGTATTGCCGTACCCAGGATTCACGTGCCGTCAGGTAAATGAAACGCCTGGGTCTACGCTGCAGACAAGCGGGGGTGTAAGCTTCGCTGGAGATAGTAACGATCTGAACTGATGCAAcagtccgtttttgttttttttttttttgccaatatccaTTTTCGCTCTACTCTTCTCTCTTCCAAGAGCCGCCTCACACGAACATTTTTcttctgtgccgttcatttattttttttgcaaaaaacaacTGACATGTTCACTCCGTGTGCACTGTTTCCCATAGTCCCCATtctttccgtaaaaaaaaaaacgtccattGTGCCAACAGACAAGGACGTctttaggggccggctgttccgttctgcaaaatacggactggacacggacgtcatctgaacttttttttccggatctgtgttttgcagaccgcaaaatacatccggtcatgtgtatgagcccttcgtctgacggatcagaagaatggaaagctcatgcacacgaacacgtgtattttgctgtctgcaaaacacggatccgcaaataaTACGGAGGACATCCATGTGACATtccgtattgcatccgttttttttttttttttttttacggatccatagtaACAATGACTGTCCTTGTTCGcagaatggacaagaataggacatgttcgctCTTTTTTGTGAAACAGACATGCGGACagacagaaacggaatgcacacggagtcatttccgtttttttcagacccattgaagtgaatggttccacatacaggccgcagaaagaaaaaaaaaaacaacgcaatGGAACCGAAAGAAAAAtctatttgtgtgcatgagcccttaggccaagttcacacttcagttcttTCCATCAGCTATTGTGAGCCGAACCCAGTAATTAAGCCTTCAGAGACCGGGTGAAAGGTAAGGATTTGCGGACCAAgacaacggtcgtatgcatgaggccttaggctacatgcacacgaccgtatgtgttttgcggtccgcaaaaaaaatttaacgtatgccatccgttttgttttttttgtgtggatccactGTAACAATtcctaaagcctctttcacacgaccacaTGGctgtttcagtattttgcagtctgtttttcacggatcagttgttccgttttttgtttccgttccgttttttccttatggcatatacagtaattacatagaaaaaattgggctgggtataAAATTTTCAgtggatggttccacaaaaacagaacggatacggaagacatacggagtatacggaacgcaaaaaacggcccgcaaatggaaaaaaaaacctctcgtgtgaaagaggcctaaaatggacaagaataggacatgttccgtttttttttgcagagctacagaacggacatactgatgcggacagcagacgggtgctgtctgcattttttgcggacccactgaaatgaataggtccgcatcctatccacaaaaaaaacgtaacggacacggaaacaaacgtttgtttgcatgtagcctaaggctaacaccttgtgctatccgcatccgtatgtccgttccatagccccgcaaaaaaaaaaatagagcatgtcctattctagtccgttttgcggacaaggctaggcattgttacaatggatctgcaaaaaaaaaaacggatgccatacggacgtcatcctttCAATTTGCGATCATGTGACTGTAGCCctaactgatagaaataactgaaaAGTCAAATAaataggcctgagctgcaattccaGACATAGGCCAGAGAGTGGCGCCGTTACTGCGCAGTTTCTTTAAATGGCCGGTTATGAAGAGATGactaaatacaaaaaataaaatctggtcGGCGTATTCTCTAACACGTATTCTCTGTTAATTTCTTTGTTAAACCGGAATATCTCTGACATCTGAACCCCACGTGCCTCGCTCTACATGTACCGGTAAAAATCCAAACCGATGACGAATATCTGAGGCATCGTGCGTGTCTAATGTTTGAAACCGAAATATATCTATTAAAAGGGGAACTCCGCAGGAaatgaatttttcttttttaatcatATTTAGGATGTCagtactgtaaggcctcatgcacacgaccgttgcagTTTTTGCGGTACTGCAAACCGTGgatttgcaaaaaacggaagccacgcgtgtgccttccgcaattaacGGAACGAGCGGCccgttgtagacatgcctattcctgtctgcatcacggacaagaataggacatgctatatttttttgccacggaacggagcaaaggatgtggACTGCACACAGAGttctgtccgtatcttttgcggccccattgacgtgaatgggtccgcacccgagctgccaAAATTGCGGCTCGGATTCGGACcacaactacggtcgtgtgcatgaggcctaaggggcgAGAAAACTGTTCTCTCACCCGTACATACAGGTCATAATGACTGCACGTTACCCCTCATGAGTGCCCCCTAGTGGAAGCATTAATACCTCCCTTTACACAGTCCTAGATTTCAATGGTAAAATTCTGTCTCCCTGCAGGGACAACCTTTCTCCGTTTGAAGCAGTGATCAGATGCCTGATTTAGAtgaattgttatatatatattttttctataataTGACAACTACATTATTTTCTTGCAGAAATTTACTGGAAATTTTGTCTATTATGTTGAACCCGTGATTCCAGAAGATACCATCAGGCAGATCCTCCAACGAGTAGGTTACTCTATAGCATCGGACATCGAATATACTATCGggggcaaaataaacagtgaagAGGCCAAGCAGACCGCCTTCGAGTTGTACCTGTCTAGAATTCAATGCGAAAAGCTGCTTCGGCTCATGGATGAAGATAGGTCCATCTGTATAAGTCTGCTGGTCAACAGGCCCTGACACTGAAGCAGACAATGGAGGTGACCATACTGGTCCTGCCGGTACAAATATCAGCAGAACCACTGGTGTCCATGAAATTGATGGAGCAAATAGTTTAGATTTGAAAAGCAACCTCACGAGTAGTAATAACGACACTACATATGCTGACCTGAACATGACTGAGACGAGCGGCCAAGATGTCCTCTCTGATACTTCCAAGAAGCACCAACCACGTTATTACATCAATCACATGGACAGCGATGAGTTCCTTAACAACTACAGTGACCTCAACTTGGCCCAACAGCCAATTTTCCCTTTACACATCAAACAAAAGACCAAAGAGTGGACAGCGCTAGGTCTCCGAAGAACCAAACTTTGCCAAAGAGTCCTTTGCAAGAGAATCTGGATCATCCAAACTTGCCGGCAGAGACTTTGCTGAGAAGGTTATTTGTAGCCTACAAGTTGACAACGTTGACATAAGGACTTTTACGGATAATCTGGAACCCCCAAAATCCCTTATCTTTAATGAACCTCCTGCCGAAGTCATTGTGCCAGCTAAGCAAGAGCGCGTGGTGATGAAACTGAAGATGCAGAACGTGGCCGAAGACTCCTTGGCTTACCCAGTTGAGGAAACATTACCACCAGATTCAGGCAAAGTTTTCCGACAGCAGCGATTTGGCCAAAAAGGAGACAAAGTGGGCATTCCTGAAGACTAAGGAGGGCACAGAGAGCTTCTCCAGCTCAATGTCAAAGTCTTCTGATTTCTCCATGTTAAATATCTCCAATAAGCCACCAATGTGGACTTCAGGTGCAGATCATAGAGTCCGAGAGCCACCCAACTCCACATACATTCCTCCAATGGCACCCAAAAGTGAGCGCATGAGATTGACAAATATGAAACCAGAGGATAATCACTTCCAGGCCCCTTCTCCACCGGGAGAGAACCTCCTGGTTAATGAGTTTAAAATGCATGAGGATACCAAGGAGGACTATGTGATGATCACTAGAAAAGATAATCTCCAAAACTGAGTTCCATCACATTTCTTGTTTTGATCATTTTGGGTTGAGATGATAATTCAAAGACCTAGTCCGAGCAGTAAGCGCTGAACTGCAATTTACATGAGGTGGGGGACATTCCGTAACCTCTAGGTGGCGATGTGTAGGTTATTCTGTTGATTACAATATGCCTTTAAAGAAGAACACCTGCAGATCTGATACCTTAGTGCATGGGCTGAGAGGGTGGAGCATGACTCAAGAGTTCAAAGTGCACCAGAAAGAGAATGtatgtgtcatgctccaccccctcaAGACCTGCATTGAGTATAACACACAGTTTTCAGGTTTGTCTGGACGGTTCCTTTAAAATTTTATTAGCAGGAACTTCTGGTaagtaaatagaaaaaaatttaaaatttgcttTCCATATTTTATATGGAAATTatatgttttcattttatttcacATGCAACTGTTCActttttcaacaaaaaaaaaaaatcaccttaaaTGCCGCTCCATCGGTCGCCCTCTTCTATCAAAGTGGTAAAAATGTAATTCAGCCTTTTCTTAGTTATATCTGTTTTTGGCAAAGCTACAGCTGGCAATCAACAAGGCCTACATTACAGCTCCAGGGTTGtaaaatttaaagggattgtccatcgtttttttttttttttttttttttgtggtggcctatcctcagaacagCTAGCTGATTGATGACAACTTGCTCTCACCGATTAGCTGTTCTGTATAGCTCAGTCGCCAGAGGTCTACACTGCACCATCAGCATTGTAGTGCACATCGCTCGttaccatagaagtcaatgggagaagcgATGCTGTGGCGAGTACTGTCCCCAACAATGTTTCTATAGCTTTTGTGCCAGCTTCCAGCGATGGAGCTacactgaacagctgattggcagggggaggataggtcatcacttaaaaaaggctggacaaccccttgtaTATTCTGGTTttcagcagccaccactagggggagctgaagggtttactgcatactgtgtataCATTGGGCAGGGGCAAACATGGGATTTccaaaagcatactttttaaacTAAGTTACACAACTAGCTAGACTAGTGCACATGCATGGCACGATATATACCGAATACACTGCACTTCTGAAATGGTGCCCTGTATTCCCACTGTATGCACTACCatatgctatactaaccctgtgCTATAAACTCTGGTGTTGCCTggtgcttaaagggattgtccatttTCAGGAGGAAAATGGCAGCACATGAGATCCGACTGCAATTAAGAATAGATGAAGAGTTGGTCGGCACTATATAGTCGTGCTCAGTGGTAAATATTTCTGTAGAGCAAGTATATCGATACCACGGCACTCCAAGGGTTAGTTTATATATCGGTTATTCCATCCAAAGTAGCGCATAAAcaatggccaacgtttcggtctaacccagaccttgttcacggccttagggcttgttcatacGAACATCAgggctccgtgcctgtgctgtgggcagcaaagcatgggcaccgaccgtggggcagcctcatgcggatcgcagacccattcacttgaatggggtccgcgatctgtctattacgcaaaaagatagaacatgttctatcgttttgcagaacggaagcacggaacgaagCCCCACAGaagcttccgttctgcaccgcatctccggatttgcggacccatccaagtgaatgggtccgcatctgtgatgcggaatgcacacggctggtgacccgtgtattgcggaactgccgtatgcggcccgcagcacgggcacggagcccatAATGTCATGAATGAGATGATAGGATGGCGTATAGGATGTATAGTCCTAAAGAGGAAATGAGACTGCGGCCCAAAAAGCCCTCGAAGGTCCATATTTGCTGTAATTCCTCGTGCAAAGGGGGGTGTAAATCTTATCAACTCCCATCTTGTGTCTAATGAGCTCTATAGAAGAAGGGAGACATGCAGCGCCGATGCCGCTGATCACAATAGGAACAGAGGATCAGATAGGAAACCTTAGAGGACACAATGTCATGAACTCTCCAGGAACCTCCTCAGTTCTCCAAAATGTAGTCTTGTGTAAAAAGTGACTAGAAGACGAGGTGGAGGGGAGAGGAAGGGTATGCTGCTGCAGGTTCTCGCCCTGTCTGTAGGACTGCATGTGGAGCAGGGGTGGGGATACATCCGAATGGCTCAGATACCGCTCCATGAAGAGGTATAGGTAGCTGTAGATACACTTTGACCTATAAGCCCAAGAAGGGCCTACAGTATACAGAGACTGTAAGGGTCGTGATCTGAAGCTATGAAATAATGGAATGTGACTGCTTTTAAACCAGCGCCTCTCCTGGGCactggctgtgtctggtactgcggcTCATCTTTATTCATATAGATGAATGAGCTGTAATACACAACAAcggacaagagtggcgctattCCACCAATAAGCACGAAGTGTGAGCTTGCTCACCTCTTTTACGCTGGTTGCACCTTAGATGGCGGTTGGCCAAATCCACCAATTTTGCGGCATGTCAATGGACACAAGGATCAGGCGTGTTGAATTTCAAATGAGAACACAGGCATGCTCAGCCGAGCCACGAGTAGGCATTTGTATGGCAGGGTCGGGGGTGATAGCTGTGGGCTGATGTGGGCCATGTTAGGTGTATGGTCAGTCTTACAATCTATCTAAGGGTGACCCCCGTCATCACTacgtcaatgttcagctctttaactaagccttgagacatgacttggatattaagtaagccagcatctcatctgcagacagctgtttcagggtgattgcccctcatcagtgcagagcagagtgtCCTGGCttgctgggtgagaggcctgtcaggGTTAGGGGGTCACTATctttccttagggagagagcaccttaatcagcgtgaggagacttataggccatacatgctcctctggaattctgggaggaaagggatgcaaatgagctcttaacaagctgtgttaatagcttcatgcattccccatgtaataccaattctggagcatctagtcttatgactctatgttgtgccgttcctttattatttctactagaagttatgactgaattgccattagccttcagtaagggtacagagggaggtaaccagttgggggcgtgtacctcAAAAGTCTGAAAATGGCTGTACTGATTggctagagtgagtctgtgcggggacacacccccaactggttacctccctctgtacccttactgcagactgctagcaattcattcataacttctagtgcaaataataaagcaacggcacaacatagagacataagaatagatgctccagaactgttattatgTGGGGAATGCATTaagctattaaaccagacatgtcaggagcggtgaaaggtccccCTTAATGATCGCAGCAGTGATCATTCATCCCTATACAGAAGTGATGATTGCTGCCTGTAAATGCAGCTGAAGGAGCGGACAAGGATCAGGACTGAACAGTTTGACTCCAATCACTGCCCTGTGTCCCAGACAGTGAAACAggaccattaggcctcatgcacacggccgtgtgtattttccaaaaaatcCGGATGGcgttcgtgtgcattctgtattttgcggaacggaacagacggcccctaatagaacagtcttatccttacccgtaatgcggacaataataggacatcttctattttatttatttttttgcagaacggaaatatggatTTACGCACAACATACCGCTGCAATTTATTACATAggaatttaacttttttaatgCATCAACACTGTACAACGTGTACAAACAATCTCAATGGAAAGTGATCGgtttaaaataaagtaaaaaaaaaaaggaataaataaAACCGAGAAGTCCGATGAATAACAATAGATAAATAACAATATGGTGATTACACTGTATCCTCTATTAGGATCATAAGATGCTAAAGCAACGAGGGGGGTTAAACATTGGTCCACAGAGAGAGCACCTTCGAGAGAAAATAATTGGTCCCCCAATAACGGCCCAATCGAGGGGTTCGGTTTAGATCGTGTCTGTTGCCTACGTCGTGAGGAGCAGCATCTTTATTCGTGCATCCAGCTGGCGGTGTTGTTGGATCATGAACTGGCACGTACCTTTctttttgaaggggttgtccggcctTTGGGCCTTAGGTTGGTGACGTCCAACACCCCATaccccggcgatcagctgtttgagtgcAGCTCCGTCGCTGGAAGTTGCTTCCGGAACTACGCAGTGCTGTCAACTGGACAGTGGCCAGAGCTTGTCACTGCAGCGCTGTAGTAGCGCGCCCACTCCACCACAAGGTTGACGGAGCTACACCCGAACAGCTTATTGGCGGGGGTGCGGGGTATCGGACCAAGTGATGGCCTATCGCTTAGTAAggcctggacaactccttttaatatatattattatttttttatcccatCCAAAATGGATGCTAGTGTCCTATATCAGCTAGAAACGCACTGTAACGGTAAACCAGCTCCACGAGGCACGACGTTCTTGCGCTAAGCTGCAAGGATCTTCCCG
Proteins encoded in this region:
- the LOC122920580 gene encoding LOW QUALITY PROTEIN: uncharacterized protein LOC122920580 (The sequence of the model RefSeq protein was modified relative to this genomic sequence to represent the inferred CDS: deleted 1 base in 1 codon; substituted 1 base at 1 genomic stop codon), with the protein product MKSPADRQKLYQDYISHYEACSHEGSVTLCDEKVECRGDTQLWDVCCQLIRHHLQSRAQEGRVEALKQMMKGFAILELICVNLFLFPWRKEIRTLKKFTGNFVYYVEPVIPEDTIRQILQRVGYSIASDIEYTIGGKINSEEAKQTAFELYLSRIQCEKLLRLMDEDRSICISLLVNRPXPEADNGGDHTGPAGTNISRTTGVHEIDGANSLDLKSNLTSSNNDTTYADLNMTETSGQDVLSDTSKKHQPRYYINHMDSDEFLNNYSDLNLAQQPIFPLHIKQKTKEWTALGLRRTKLCQRVLCKRIWIIQTCRQRLC